The genomic DNA agggtaaaatgaatagtaccatgattgattttttagtgtaaaaatgtggtttttcgttaaaatgaacagtaccgggaacttttcgttaaagttccctttggAAAATCAGGAAAGATTGAACATCAATGGAAAGATGAGTTTGAAAGTTCAAAAAATCAATGTGACTTTTATCTGGGTTCTTCTAATTTATATGAGTGGTAATTCAACAGAAAGTTGAGTTCCCAATTGAAAAATTCCAAGGTTTTTCGGCTGGGCTTTTGGGTTTCATTGATTTATcggaaagttttgtttttgggtataGAGAATGTAAAATTTGAGGGTTCAAATCCCGATTATGAGAGAATATAAAATTTGGTTGCTAGGTATAGTTGGATTCTGCAGAAATTTTTGATGTTGGGTTCAATTTTTTTGCATTAGAAAATTGAGGAGAAAGTTTTGTTAACAAAAaccattttttcctttttgtcctTATTATGCTTCTTAGTCCGATTTTGCACCAAATACTTCATTAAGTCAATCCAGTTTAATTTAGTCTAAATCAATCCAGCTTAGTCTATAAAACTAgtataattcaaaataattcgGTGCAACATACGCACCCGTTAAGCTTTAGCCCTCTCAATTAGAGTTGGCCTTATCGTTTCCCTTCCAATAGTATGAGAGATACTGGACAAATCCATAGGTtgtccttctttttttttcctttttactttTGGTAATTTCCTAACAGTTACTATTTGCTCATCTATCTAGCTTCTTGCTGTCCTAAAATCCAGGAAAGCGCAAATTAGGAAAGCATCGAAATCAATAATATAGTCGAAGAAGCAACCCATTCTTTGTGGGAGGTGGATCAAATAGGAGGAGAGATCTGGAAACGCATCGGATAAAAATATTATCCAGTTGATCCAAACACCCCCACACTTTCAAGTTTCCTCCATCGAAGAGAGAAGATGAATATATTCAGATTAGCAGGGGATATGACCCATTTGGCCAGCGTTCTGGTTTTGCTTCTCAAGATCCACACTATCAAATCCTGTTCTGGTTagcttcctcttcctcttttcAATTTCTGTGAATTTAGCTCCCAATTAGTCGTCTTTTgtgatttcattttctgggttttgtttggttgctgagaaatggcggaataaaaggaaaaatttgaagcattttcgttttgttttcgCTGTTTTGGGTTACATGGCTGAGTTTTCTAGATTTCTGGAGGATGAATTTACTTAGTTTAAGCTAACCATTATGAGATTTAGGGGTGCAGTCAAACtaagattttgaaggattttaaACGAATTTGAAATCAGAGTGTagtcaattaagattttaaagaaggattttaaaagactttgaaATCATGGTGTAGTCGAGGTAGGATTTGACAGGATTTAAAAGAATACATCCaaatctaggtgtattcaattaacattttaaaagtGTGCATACAAATCTGTTGGTATTCAAAATGTCATAGATTTTGAAGGATTCCTATAAGCGAgagattttgtaggatttgagAGTGAATTTTATGCATAACAAAGGCTATAAAGAATCTCATCTCCACCCCTAGGATTTCTATTCAAGCTTTCTCACAACTTGACTTCTCTCTTTCACCACGCCCtactttttcctttcctttctatGCTATGCATAGCAGCCATGGCTGCCATTCGCCGTGCCCTCCATATTCTTTCACATCAGaggtttttttttcacaaaaattaagGTGTCTTTTATTCACAAACAAAGTTTTGATCAAATAAATTACTTCCAAGAATGTAAATTCAGGAAATGATCTTTGTGCAAGATAAAACAGGAGCATAAAGGACTATATAACCAAGAGGAAGACTAATTGTAATGGTTTTACTAGGCAAATGCTATTGTTATCTGACACCAGCAAACTAAGAGTTATCTTAATAAGCATTTTTACCGTTCAAACATCTCTTACTAAGCTGTAAATAATCTAGAGAatacaattttgaattttataaatGTGACATCAAGGATAAATCTAGACAGTGACATATACATGTGAAGATTGAGAAATTCGGGGAGGTGACTAAGCAATTGAAATTATATTGaatacacaaaataaaaacttagaAAATAGTCAGTCAATTGTTAGCTTTCTGTGATTTACACCAGCAGCTTGCTGGTGTTTCCACTGGAGCAATCTCAACTTCCCGGTCCTTGCATTTGCAAATTATAACTGACCAAATCATAGTGAATTTGAACTTGTTTTCCTTGCTTTTTTGCTATTAGATATATTTCATCTAAAAGAAGAGACAGATCCTTGTGGAATGTGATTTGGTTGTCTATTGTCTTTAATAGAAAATTTTGTATTAATCAAAATCCCCATCTTCGTGTTCATACTCTCACCTTTCTTCCCAGATAACATACGTTTTACTTGGTGGAATGGTGCAGTTATGTCGATGGATGAAGCTGCAATAGTCCTTGTGCTCGTGGACCAACTAATGGAAGATTATGCAGTGTCATAGGTTTCCTGTCAATCCTGCCCaactaatgaaaaattttaaatcgtGCAAAGAAAATTTGTTGTCATGAAACGTATATTTTGAAGTAATTTTGAGCCAATAAATTTTTTCTCTATTATCATTTTCTCCAATGTTTTCATCAGCCATTTTTTCTCTGACATATTCTTATGGTCTGTTCTTTTCTGATCCTAATTGTCCTAACTGCACCCAAACCAAAATGCTTCATATGGGTATGGTTAATCTCACAAAACAAGCTCCTCTCCTCACTGATGAACTAAATATTAATGGACCAAGGCTGTATCATTCAAGTTAAGCCCTCACTCGGTTGAAATGAACCCACATGAACACAAAACTATATCTCAATTCAAATGAGAAATCTATGAAAGAAGTGCATAGAAATCCATGAAAGAAATCCATATAAATACATAGAAATCTATGATAGAAATCCATATAAATCCGCCAAAATCCATATAGGATTATAgagtctattaaaatcctttgaaatctatcactttaaaaaattcattaaaaaatccATTATAGAGTCTATTAGTTTAAGCTAAACACTAGGGTTTAATGTTTTCGCAAAATTGGATTTACTCTCTCTCTTAGTAATTAAATAGTGTTTTGGAATTGGAGGTTTTGAAGGTTTAGGTTGAAGATACGAGTGTAGAAATGATTGCGGTATGACAGTTTCATATAGGATTATTTGTTGTGTGTAAGATCTAAGATTACATTACTTGTTGCTTATGTACTTCGGTTGTAAGGATTATTTGGAAATGTcgtggcctcctttttggtaaAAGATAGCTGGGTTGTGGTGTTTCCGGGGTAGTTAAATGTCACCTCTGAATTTAATGGAGGTGATGGTGAGATGTATTGATGAGGCAGATGTGTTTGTCAATTTCCCCTTTACCTCTATTGATGCTAGTTTGATTGGTTGCTGTATGTTTCCGAGGAGGGAAAGGATACTAATGCACCGGTAGATGGTCTTCTatgtgttattggtaatacgATCCCAATATGGGTAAAGGGGTAGGTTTATAGAGTCATAACTACTAGTTAAAACGTTGTTCTTTGAAGACACTCATCCCATGGTAATAAACGGATTCAGGACTCTCTTTTTTCATTTGGGTAGGTTAAAGAGTTAAGAGTTTGCTGACAGAATCATTGGAGTTACCCAAGTAAAGGGGAGCTTTCAAACAGGCACATCAAAGATTAAGCTTTCATCTCCATCAAAGAATGTCCTACCCCTTCAAAATACTTCTATTTCCCTTTTGTTCATGCAAGCCGGTACTGATCCTCTAAACCCGTTGGCTTCTTCTTTTcaaaaatatgccatgtcatcCTCAAGTAAGGCACAGTTGGTCTTGGAAGCACCAAATAGAACTGAGATAGGGAAAAATGTGTCCCCAGAGCTATCAAACAATGCCGCTAGAGATGGTTTATAGATTCTTATGCCCTTGTATCTTAAGTGTCTTATGGTCttactttcattttctttgcttttcttgTTTACTTTTTTCACACATGGGTAGCTTCCCCTTGGTGCTTCGAAGTGAACTTTTGatgcaaaaataaaagatttagaAATTCTGCAGTGCAACTGACTAGGCATATCAAGGAAGAGGTCTTGTGGTTGATGTTTGTAGTCATGTGGACAATATTATTTAGTCTGAAAGGACACACAAGTTGCAAGATTATAAAGAGCTTCTTCACAATTAGGGTTCTGTATGAGtttgtaagtgaaagattttattaaattcatACAAGGAGTTTGAACAATCAGACTGGGATGATGGCGTAGAGATATGTGTATGAGGGGTGCTTGGCCGATTCATTAAGGAGAAAGGACCAAGGACAATGGTATACCTATATGTGGGGTTCTTGGATGTATACGGAGGCGCATGAATTAAAGTAGTATATGCAAATTATCACGTGATCCTAAAAGTCCACCAAAttggaaaataatttctttagAATAGGTTGAAACATTTGACTGCATCCAGTACATGATATGCTAAATTGATTGTCGAGTAGATAATAATTAATTGTAATGTCCTATTCTTTTCACTCCTAATCTAGTATGTAATGCCTGCTTAAAACTTGTATTGTCTCTTAAGTTCTACTTCGCTTGTTCTACGCAGGTGTTTCCTTGAAGACTCAAGAACTCTATGCTCTTGTCTTTGCAACCCGCTATTTGGATATTTTTATTACCTACGTCTCGTTTTATAATACTGTGATGAAGTTGATATTTTTGGGTAGCTCTTTCTCAATTGTTTGGTACATAAGGCGCCACAGGGTTGTTCGGAGATCATATGATAAGGACCAAGACACATTCCGCCATTTATTCCTTCTGCTCCCTTGTCTTGTTTTGGCCCTGGTTATAAATGAGAAGTTCACTTTTAAAGAGGTAACTATTTAATTCCATTTTATTCTTATTGGATAATTTGATGATATCCTTTTATCTTCTATGTTTTGTGGCTTCGATGTTCATGTTCTAGTCGAACTGTTTGACCACATTCAGGTTTACAGTAGAAGTATCAATTGAGATTATGACAGAGCAAATACCGTTCTTTTCACATTGCTCACATTCTTGTGTGCTTTTACTAAATTGATTGAGCAGGTGATGTGGACATTTTCCATATATTTGGAAGCAGTTGCCATACTTCCTCAACTGGTGCTGTTGCAAAGGACAAGAAACATTGACAACTTAACAGGGCAATATGTTTTCCTTCTTGGGTAGTAACTACTTTTGACTTGCATGTGGTACTTCAGAAAAATAAACTGTGGTTCCCCTATATATTAGATTGTATTTGATACATTATCCGTTTTTCTTATATCACAACGCTTTGTTGTGTTCTCATGCTCATCATGTTTTCCAGCATCATATTTATGCTGTATGTGACCGTAATTTGAATCTCTTATTACAGAGCATATCGAGCATTATACATATTGAACTGGATTTATCGCTACTTTACTGAGGAACACTATGTCCACTGGATAAGtacgatctctctctctctcttgttgtATCTTCTTTTGTCTGTGCTAAATGTGCACTTCTCAATGATGCCGTTTTTCTGTTCCTGCAGCTTGGATTGCAGGGATTATCCAGACTTTGCTCTATGCTGATTTCTTCTACTATTACTTCCAGAGGTATAAGCTTAGCCAGTTTTTTAATATCAGTAGCATATGGTATAATTGTACAAAACGCTGAGTTCCTTTTATTATTCTGCAGCTGGAAGAACAGCGTAAAGCTCGAGCTACCAGCTTGAAAGGGTCTTACATGTCTACTGCCTGTCAAAGTTTGCAAGAGGATACTTGAATCAGTGGTATTTTGTAGAAGCTTCacatttcctttaattttttttttcccctttgaATCTGTGGTAGTATTTGTTGATCCACGACAAATATTCAACGTTGTCATTAAGCGGGGATTGGACTTGTAAAACTATATTACTCAGTTTGTAGCACATCACTTACACTCTCCACCAAACAGTTTGTATGGATAGTATTTTAAGATGAAAATGTCATACTGCAAAATtttttagggaactttaacgaaaagttactgatattgttcactttaacgaaaaatcatatttttacactaaaaagtcaatactgatactattcattttatcttttattttgtccttatcgttaaaacttcaagttttcaagtttttttcattagttttcctaattttttaatCATGCCTACATCTTGTTTACTTTATGGCAATCCGTGTGTATAAAGTTTTAAGAGAAACGACTTTCACGCTCCCTTTTTCTCCTCTAGCACTCCATTGCTTGTTTCTTTCCTTTGATTCACCGTGGATTTGTTCAATCTCTGGCTGAAAACAAGGGGAGTATTA from Pyrus communis chromosome 17, drPyrComm1.1, whole genome shotgun sequence includes the following:
- the LOC137722985 gene encoding ER lumen protein-retaining receptor-like — translated: MNIFRLAGDMTHLASVLVLLLKIHTIKSCSGVSLKTQELYALVFATRYLDIFITYVSFYNTVMKLIFLGSSFSIVWYIRRHRVVRRSYDKDQDTFRHLFLLLPCLVLALVINEKFTFKEVMWTFSIYLEAVAILPQLVLLQRTRNIDNLTGQYVFLLGAYRALYILNWIYRYFTEEHYVHWITWIAGIIQTLLYADFFYYYFQSWKNSVKLELPA